A single genomic interval of Solimonas sp. K1W22B-7 harbors:
- a CDS encoding eCIS core domain-containing protein has product MHQTRPTLLRRTSLAGALAALLILGGAAAAELTIDLDPEALGALKEQAAGYAAPLLRDAILRSRQEALVAGTQPIPPAIRARLRGYYRDELLDRVRWRAGGGTEVSLQLNVIQYGDRAAITLNEVVVFAREADARGDAALWAHELWHVHQFASWGVDDFAARYVRDFRTVEAEADKAAAGYLAWLTRRPAHSRAADSSGMIDGS; this is encoded by the coding sequence ATGCACCAGACCAGGCCGACACTTCTGCGCAGAACCTCACTCGCCGGCGCGCTCGCGGCCCTGCTGATACTGGGCGGTGCCGCCGCCGCGGAGCTGACGATAGACCTGGACCCTGAAGCCCTGGGAGCGCTGAAGGAGCAGGCGGCCGGCTACGCCGCCCCCCTGTTGCGCGACGCCATCCTGCGCTCGCGGCAGGAAGCGCTCGTCGCCGGTACCCAGCCGATCCCGCCGGCGATCCGTGCGCGCCTGCGCGGCTACTACCGTGACGAACTGCTGGACCGCGTGCGCTGGCGCGCCGGTGGCGGCACCGAGGTTTCCCTGCAACTCAACGTCATCCAGTACGGCGACCGCGCCGCCATCACGCTGAACGAGGTGGTGGTGTTCGCGCGCGAGGCCGATGCCCGGGGCGATGCGGCGCTGTGGGCGCACGAGCTCTGGCACGTCCACCAGTTCGCCAGCTGGGGCGTGGACGATTTCGCGGCGCGCTACGTGCGAGATTTCCGCACCGTGGAGGCCGAGGCCGACAAGGCCGCGGCCGGCTACCTGGCCTGGCTCACGCGCCGACCGGCGCACAGTCGTGCGGCGGACTCTTCGGGCATGATCGACGGATCGTGA
- a CDS encoding secretin N-terminal domain-containing protein — MNPRALLFCVLLPFAVFAQTSLEVLEPRHRLARELQPLLEPLAGPDGSVSVFDNKLVVRAAPAQLAGMRQLLEQLDRAPRQLMIHVRQGGVAQRGERGAGLSGVYRRGDGSIVVPGPDGRLPRDVELQLRDRQVRDDSSISQQLRVEEGREAQIMLGSSQPYITRERLPNGSVVQRSEYISSGSGFTVLPRLQGERVQLQIQSQQQTPGRGGVIDSRSASSVVSGPLGEWFEIGGAVQQASMSSGALLGYSQGSASSQNSIQVRVELLE, encoded by the coding sequence ATGAACCCGCGCGCCCTGCTGTTCTGCGTCCTGCTGCCGTTCGCGGTTTTCGCGCAGACCTCGCTGGAAGTGCTGGAGCCGCGTCATCGCCTGGCGCGGGAGCTGCAGCCGCTGCTGGAGCCGCTTGCCGGGCCCGACGGCAGCGTCAGCGTGTTCGACAACAAGCTGGTGGTGCGTGCAGCGCCGGCGCAGCTTGCCGGGATGCGGCAGCTGCTGGAGCAGCTCGATCGCGCGCCGCGGCAGCTGATGATCCATGTGCGCCAGGGCGGCGTGGCGCAGCGCGGCGAGCGGGGCGCGGGCCTGTCCGGCGTCTACCGTCGCGGCGACGGCAGCATCGTGGTACCGGGGCCCGATGGCCGCCTGCCGCGCGACGTGGAGCTGCAGCTGCGCGATCGCCAGGTCCGCGACGACAGCAGCATCAGCCAGCAGCTGCGTGTCGAGGAGGGCCGCGAGGCGCAGATCATGCTCGGCAGCTCCCAGCCCTACATAACGCGGGAGCGCCTGCCCAACGGCAGCGTCGTGCAGCGCAGCGAGTACATCAGCAGCGGCAGCGGCTTCACCGTGCTGCCGCGCCTGCAGGGCGAGCGCGTGCAGCTGCAGATCCAGTCACAGCAGCAGACGCCGGGGCGCGGCGGTGTCATCGACTCGCGCAGTGCCAGCAGCGTCGTCAGCGGCCCGCTGGGCGAGTGGTTCGAAATCGGCGGCGCGGTGCAGCAGGCGTCCATGTCCTCCGGCGCGCTGCTCGGCTACTCCCAGGGCAGCGCCAGCAGCCAGAACAGCATCCAGGTCCGGGTCGAACTGCTGGAATAG
- a CDS encoding SDR family NAD(P)-dependent oxidoreductase yields the protein MSAPLKFTGGVAVVTGAASGIGSGLVRQALAEGMRVVAADVQAERLREFVATLPGEVLAVPTDVSDPESVEALARRAWQAWGGVDLLFNNAGIMATGFSWQVEPARWRRSFDVNVHGIHNGLRAFVPRLLQQGRPAQIVNTASVGGFLASPLMSPYSATKFAVVALTEALRGELEMLGTPVGASLLAPGPVISGIFDDPFGAQSAADPAVQQFVELMRGMLQQNGLTPEVFAQRVFDGIRQRQFWLIPQPEAFDELFRQKAADVLARRNPVLPRF from the coding sequence ATGAGCGCCCCCCTGAAATTCACCGGCGGCGTGGCCGTGGTCACCGGCGCTGCCAGCGGCATCGGCAGCGGACTGGTGCGGCAGGCGCTGGCCGAGGGCATGCGCGTGGTCGCGGCCGACGTGCAGGCCGAGCGCCTGCGCGAGTTCGTCGCGACCTTGCCCGGCGAGGTGCTGGCCGTGCCCACCGACGTCAGCGATCCCGAGTCCGTGGAGGCCCTGGCGCGGCGCGCCTGGCAGGCCTGGGGCGGCGTGGACCTGCTGTTCAACAACGCCGGCATCATGGCCACCGGCTTCTCCTGGCAGGTGGAGCCAGCGCGCTGGCGCCGCAGCTTCGACGTGAACGTGCACGGCATCCACAACGGCCTGCGCGCCTTCGTGCCGCGCCTGCTGCAGCAGGGCCGCCCGGCGCAGATCGTCAACACCGCCTCGGTCGGCGGCTTTCTCGCCAGCCCGCTGATGTCGCCCTACTCCGCCACCAAGTTCGCGGTGGTGGCGCTGACCGAGGCCCTGCGCGGTGAACTGGAAATGCTGGGCACGCCGGTGGGCGCCTCGCTGCTGGCACCGGGCCCGGTGATCAGCGGCATTTTCGACGATCCCTTCGGCGCGCAGTCCGCGGCGGACCCGGCGGTGCAGCAGTTCGTGGAACTGATGCGCGGCATGCTGCAGCAGAACGGCCTGACGCCGGAGGTCTTCGCGCAGCGCGTGTTCGACGGCATCCGCCAGCGCCAGTTCTGGCTGATCCCGCAGCCCGAGGCCTTCGACGAACTGTTCCGCCAGAAGGCCGCGGACGTACTGGCGCGGCGCAACCCGGTGCTGCCGCGCTTCTAG
- a CDS encoding flavin reductase, which yields MNTEARFDPREFRATLGTFTTGVTIITARGADGLPVGVTANSFNSVSLDPPMVLWSLARNARSLEAFQQSGHFAVHILSAGQEDLSNRFAKSGADKFTGVACSEGAGGAPLLDDCSARLQCRTSFVYEGGDHLIFVGEVVAFDRSGLPPLVFQAGRYAVATRKAASLSSGSLDAGWSEDHLPYLLGRAYFQVYFRIREHVRADGLSDDEYFILSTLAVRDGRTQAEIEAGLSHAGCDCGFQVLAGLRQRGLLRCEDGTGDLRWFLSDEGRRRTLHLIAAAKAIESEVLAGLGEWDAVALKNLLKQLVLSTDPGLPDLWSPPPAATTGAEA from the coding sequence ATGAACACAGAAGCCCGCTTCGACCCGCGCGAGTTCCGCGCCACGCTCGGCACCTTCACCACCGGCGTCACCATCATCACTGCGCGCGGCGCCGACGGCCTGCCGGTCGGCGTCACCGCCAACAGCTTCAACTCGGTATCGCTGGACCCGCCGATGGTGCTGTGGAGCCTGGCCAGGAACGCGCGCAGCCTGGAGGCTTTCCAGCAGTCCGGTCACTTCGCCGTGCATATCCTCTCCGCCGGCCAGGAGGACCTGTCGAACCGCTTCGCGAAGAGCGGCGCCGACAAGTTCACCGGCGTCGCCTGCAGCGAAGGCGCCGGCGGCGCGCCGCTGCTGGACGATTGCAGCGCACGCCTGCAATGCCGCACCTCCTTCGTCTACGAGGGTGGCGACCACCTGATCTTCGTCGGCGAAGTGGTTGCCTTCGACCGCAGCGGCCTGCCGCCGCTGGTGTTCCAGGCGGGCAGGTACGCGGTGGCGACACGCAAGGCGGCCAGTCTTTCCAGCGGCAGCCTCGACGCCGGCTGGAGCGAGGACCACCTACCCTACCTGCTGGGCCGCGCCTACTTCCAGGTCTACTTCCGCATCCGCGAGCATGTGCGCGCGGACGGGCTCTCCGACGACGAGTACTTCATCCTCAGCACGCTGGCGGTGCGCGACGGCCGCACCCAGGCCGAGATCGAGGCCGGGCTGTCCCATGCCGGCTGCGACTGCGGCTTCCAGGTGCTGGCGGGCCTGCGCCAGCGCGGCCTGCTGCGCTGCGAGGACGGCACCGGCGACCTGCGCTGGTTCCTCAGCGACGAGGGCCGGCGTCGCACGCTGCACCTGATCGCCGCCGCCAAGGCCATCGAGTCCGAGGTGCTGGCCGGCCTCGGGGAGTGGGACGCCGTGGCCCTGAAGAACCTGCTGAAGCAACTGGTGCTGAGCACCGACCCCGGGCTGCCCGACCTGTGGAGCCCGCCCCCTGCCGCCACCACCGGAGCCGAAGCATGA
- a CDS encoding VOC family protein: MKVHTLLYPVDRLDTAIAFFRDTLGLPLKFRDGERYAALETGGLVLGLATGMERIVNEPTLAFRVDDMETALAQLIAAGATLIRPTEEGPHELRAVLHAPGGRPLVISAKR; this comes from the coding sequence ATGAAAGTCCACACACTGCTGTACCCGGTCGACCGGCTCGATACGGCCATCGCCTTCTTCCGCGACACGCTGGGCCTGCCGCTGAAATTCCGCGACGGCGAGCGTTACGCCGCGCTGGAGACCGGCGGCCTGGTGCTGGGTCTCGCCACCGGCATGGAGCGCATCGTCAACGAACCGACGCTGGCCTTCCGCGTCGACGACATGGAAACCGCACTGGCGCAACTGATCGCCGCCGGCGCCACGCTGATCCGCCCCACCGAGGAAGGTCCGCACGAATTGCGCGCGGTACTGCACGCACCCGGCGGCCGGCCACTGGTGATCAGTGCGAAGCGCTGA